The DNA region tgaaatattaaatttggaATACTACTTAGCATACTACAACCTTAGCCACAATTTGTgaaatcattaaaaaacaaaaagagaatCAGCCTTATACCTTCGGTCATTACCTGAATGCCTGCACTAGGTAAACCCGGCCTTGTGACTACGGCCTTCAAATAACAGTCTGATCAATTTGGCTAGCCAGAACCTTACTGGTTCTAGGAAGGAGTACATTCTAGTTAGTTATATTGTATCAAGCTGTTACTGCAAATTAATGGGGTAGTGAACTTATGGTAGGGGGTGAAAGGAAAGCTGTCGAATTACTTGAAGAAGAATCAAGAAAACAGACTAGGCAGCCATTGCTTGGTGGGGAAGGGAAACCTAAGACAAAGCAAACAACAACATTCTACAACTTCATGTTCCACCCTTGTGCTGTTGGAGAGCGTATGCTTACAATAGAGAAATTTGGTCTTGTACAGTATGTAAGAAAGCAACTATGATTCCTTCCTTCCCTTTGTTGGATGCTACTAGCTAGGATATGATGCTCACTAATTTCTTTCTTTAGATGATTTTGAAGACTCTTTGTGCACTCTTAACACTGGTACTGGAGCTATTAGGCGTATATGGGGATGGCGAGTTTAAGTGGTACTACGGGTATGCTAGTATGCACCATTTTCTGCTTTATAGTTTTAGCTACAAAGTTAACTTTGATCTGCAAAATAAGGGTGTTTGTCTAAGACTGCAATTTTCCTTCATCTTCTTATATGGTCTATCTGAAAAATAAGGGTGTTTCTCCTTTACACATACCTGAATGTATTTCAATTCTCTCAGGTACCCCTATATTGCAGCAGTTCTGTTCTTCAGCCAGATGTGGGCTCTGTACTGTCTGGTGCAGTTTTATAATGTAACTCATCAGAGACTTCGGGCAATCAAACCGCTCGCCAAGTTTATTAGCTTCAAAGCTATCGTTTTTGCAACGTGGTGGCAAGATGTGGGCATTGCCTTAGCGTGCTATTGTGGTGTGCTATCCAGGGAAGGAAAATTCCAGACTAAGTTGCAGGACTTTCTGATATGCATAGAGGTGGTATCCAGTCTCTCTGTTTCTTGTGAAGTATAAGTGGCATTCATGTTGCTTTGAGATGATTATATGACTCCTTTTCATTGTTTCCACAGATGGCCATTGCTGCCATTGCTCACCTCTTTGTTTTCTCAGCCAAGCCTTATCGTCTCTTGCCATCGCCTGCGTATGGGAAGATCACaactcaaaaaacaaaaacaaaaacaaaaacgtcAGTAGATGTTGAAGATAAGAAAAAGGCAGCTGTTGTTGAGAAAACAGAAACCGAGGTCGAGGCGCCAGGGACTAGTGTGAAAAAAAGTGTTCAGGACATTGTTGTTGGAGGTGGTCAACAAGTAAGATCCTTCTTCTTCCAGCCTCAGCATCCATTATACAAACattgaagaaaagaaacaaaacagtCTTCTTTCTCCAAAACATTTGGCTTACATTCTATTGAAACATCTGTCACAGGTGGTTGAGGATGTTGTGTTGACAATTAACCAGGCAATTGGACCAGTGGAGAAGGGCATGACAAAGATCCAAGAAAAATTCCACCAAATATCAGTGTCTTCTGATGAAAAGTAAAGCTCGAGGGGACAGAAAAGCGCCTAACAAGAGAAGGGAGTCAAGCTGACAAAAGACATTTTTCATTAAACTATTAACAAAATTTCCAGGTTCTATGATACAATAATCTTACATCTCATATGTATTATACTGTCCTTATCCCTCATCTCCGGAACAGCATAGTTCACAGCAACTAAAACAACCTAAACAAGCTAGTGAGCCAAGCAACTGGGTCATGAGAATTGAACACTGGTCATTCATCTTGGAACATGTCTGAATGCAGCACATGCAGCAGAGTTTCTCACAGAGCATGCTGCAACAGCTAGATGCTGCCTTCACAAACAATTCTGCTGCATCGGGTTTTGATTCGACTGAACCAGGACGGGTGTTTTCAGCCGTGGCAGTAAGGTTGCCGAAACCCAGTCCAAGATTTTGGAGTACTATAATCTTTTGCTGTTTAGGTTCTTCCAGATTTTGTGGATCATGAACCTGATATCATTTGGGGCTTTGGTTAAAAGCGGTTTGAATCAGgtataacccaaaaaaaaaaaaaaaaaaaatctttccaGTATATTTTGTTTCCTTCCTGTTatttattggaaattttggtaCCTTCTTTGTCTTGGTTGAGTCTATGGTTCCTTTTGTTCTCTCGGTCCCTATAACTGTCATGCGAGTATACTCAGAAGCAACAGCATTTTGTACACTCATTTTTGCTATCTGCAAATGAAGGAAATGGCTTAATCAATGATACTGGGAAATGGGCGCCAGTGAAGGGCCAAGTTCAGTTGGGCAGAGGCTTGAAAGGTCAAGTTCAGGCGTTCAGCACCTTGCGTTTCGAAAATGTggcagtataaggaaataaaattgcgcCTTCGCTacgagctataacttttggcatggTAGTAAGAGCTTGATCCTAACAGATCACAATATAATAGAGTTGTGAGAACTGTTTACCTTCTCCTCAAGCTTCTTATTTTCAGTAAGCCATGCCTGGGCTGTGAGGATATCAATTTGATGCTTTGGCAGTACCTGTGAAACATTACATTAGTATATCATTGAATGATGTCTTGAACCTGTGCATGTACATTTCATACTCCAAACTCTCTCTGAGGATATCAATCTGTAAAGTAAACCTCTTACCTTATCAAGAGGTATGTCCTTAGTTTCTTGCACCTTCAGGTCTACAGAGAAATTGCTCAAGTCTGCAAGGATACCTCTAGCTTCAAGGTTCTTGGGAAATAATCCGTTGTATCTGCCTGATAGAACCAGTGGGCTTCCTGATGAAAGGTCTGGGATTTGATATGGATATACCTatcatgtaaaatttttaaagctCCTTTATTATACACATAAATCATATCTGCTGCATAGAAGCCCCATATGGAAAAGTATAATAGCTTTCTCCCTTGCTCTCTCAAGTTAATTCTGTTAAATACCCTATTGCAAAAAAGTTCATAGTAGAATTACCATTGCCTAAACTACAATCCTCTCTAGAAGTTAGAGTACTAAACAAACAGGCTGTATTTGTAATTGTACCTCAAAGTCCTCAACGTGAAGAGTTTCAAAGTCGATGCAAATGTTTGCAAGAATGATGGATGATGCGGTGGCAAATAGGTTTTGCATTCGAG from Ipomoea triloba cultivar NCNSP0323 chromosome 6, ASM357664v1 includes:
- the LOC116023655 gene encoding protein LAZ1 homolog 2, encoding MASIISLSYKTSTYKLNYLYNPAILIAASSFVFVALLLSMFLIFQHLRSYTNPAEQKWIVAVIFMVPVYATDSILSLWNSKLSLACDILRNLYEAFALYSFGTYLVACLGGERKAVELLEEESRKQTRQPLLGGEGKPKTKQTTTFYNFMFHPCAVGERMLTIEKFGLVQYMILKTLCALLTLVLELLGVYGDGEFKWYYGYPYIAAVLFFSQMWALYCLVQFYNVTHQRLRAIKPLAKFISFKAIVFATWWQDVGIALACYCGVLSREGKFQTKLQDFLICIEMAIAAIAHLFVFSAKPYRLLPSPAYGKITTQKTKTKTKTSVDVEDKKKAAVVEKTETEVEAPGTSVKKSVQDIVVGGGQQVVEDVVLTINQAIGPVEKGMTKIQEKFHQISVSSDEK